The proteins below come from a single Nocardioides eburneiflavus genomic window:
- a CDS encoding YciI family protein has translation MHYLLTVIGDTTNEVDDSEPGAVDAFNEQLKTDGRWVFGGGLTSPDHATVTDNRGSAPVFSDGPFVESKEYLAGFWVVEADDLDAALELSAGASKACNRKIEVRPFDGIA, from the coding sequence ATGCACTACCTCCTCACCGTCATCGGCGACACCACCAACGAGGTCGACGACTCCGAGCCGGGGGCGGTCGACGCCTTCAACGAGCAGCTCAAGACCGACGGCCGCTGGGTGTTCGGGGGCGGCCTCACGTCGCCCGACCACGCGACCGTCACCGACAACCGGGGCAGTGCGCCGGTGTTCAGCGATGGCCCCTTCGTCGAGTCGAAGGAGTACCTCGCCGGCTTCTGGGTGGTCGAGGCCGACGACCTCGACGCAGCGCTCGAGCTGTCGGCCGGCGCGTCGAAGGCGTGCAACCGCAAGATCGAGGTCCGGCCGTTCGACGGCATCGCCTGA
- the leuE gene encoding leucine efflux protein LeuE, translating to MLGITDLPTYLVGLVLIILLPGPNSLYVLSVAARRGVRSGYAGAAGVWTGDAVLMTLSAAGVASLLQANPAAFAVVKWAGASYLLWLAIGMLRAAWGMWRSRVPVADQLADAAVEAGVEPQARGERPYRRALVISLLNPKAILFFVAFFVQFVDPAYAHPALSFLVLGTLATLASAAYLSILIFGGTHLAAAFRRRKALSAGATSAVGAVFVGFAVKLALASA from the coding sequence ATGCTGGGCATCACCGACCTCCCGACCTACCTCGTCGGCCTGGTCCTGATCATCCTGCTTCCGGGCCCGAACTCGCTCTACGTCCTCTCCGTCGCCGCGCGACGCGGGGTGCGCAGCGGGTACGCCGGGGCGGCGGGCGTGTGGACGGGCGACGCGGTGCTCATGACACTGTCCGCGGCCGGCGTCGCCTCGCTGCTCCAGGCCAACCCGGCCGCGTTCGCGGTCGTGAAGTGGGCGGGCGCGTCGTACCTGCTCTGGCTCGCGATCGGCATGCTCCGCGCGGCGTGGGGCATGTGGCGCTCGCGCGTGCCCGTCGCCGACCAGCTCGCCGACGCGGCCGTCGAGGCCGGCGTGGAGCCGCAGGCGCGCGGCGAGCGGCCGTACCGCCGCGCCCTGGTCATCAGCCTGCTCAACCCCAAGGCGATCCTGTTCTTCGTGGCGTTCTTCGTGCAGTTCGTCGACCCGGCGTACGCCCACCCGGCCCTGTCCTTCCTCGTGCTCGGCACCCTGGCCACGCTCGCCAGCGCGGCGTACCTCAGCATCCTGATCTTCGGCGGCACCCACCTCGCGGCCGCCTTCCGCAGGCGCAAGGCTCTGTCCGCGGGCGCGACGTCGGCTGTCGGGGCTGTGTTCGTCGGGTTCGCGGTCAAGCTCGCGCTCGCCTCCGCCTGA
- a CDS encoding ATP-binding protein, which translates to MFVGRQAQLARLEALLQQVRADKDSKPGRALLIRGRRRVGKSRLVEEFVDRADVPHVFFAASGRPVRDELHLFAQEVAASNLPGAELFSGVELAGWDAALRLLATALPDDGSVVVLDEIPYLVASDESFEGTLQRAFDRELARKRVVVIGIGSDLGMMEALNEYGRPFHQRATEMVVPPLTPSEVGDLLDLPAADAFDAHIVTGGLPLICNEWPTAMPLMDYLGQAVSDPTSALLVSGERSLAAEFPSDAQARTVLTAIGSGERTFTNIGRAADIPQGSLNRSLTTLVAKRVVAADEPLSTKPGSKDKRYRVADPYLRFWLAFLGPHLDEIERGRGDRVLARIRASWASWRGRTIEPVIREALERLAPPVLTGEDGVPGVVGGYWTRTNNPEIDLVVGDRAPVAKRVLALGSIKWLENAPFDRHDLGELHAHRTQLPGAAVDTPLIAVARSGCSVDGVEHFGPDELLAHD; encoded by the coding sequence ATGTTCGTTGGTCGTCAAGCGCAATTGGCGCGGCTAGAGGCGTTGCTCCAGCAGGTTCGTGCCGACAAGGACTCCAAGCCCGGCCGGGCGCTCCTCATTCGCGGGCGCCGGCGCGTCGGCAAGTCCCGCCTGGTGGAGGAGTTCGTCGATCGCGCCGACGTACCCCACGTGTTCTTCGCGGCGTCAGGGCGACCGGTACGGGACGAGCTGCACCTGTTCGCGCAGGAGGTCGCCGCCTCGAACCTGCCCGGAGCTGAGCTCTTCAGTGGTGTCGAGCTGGCCGGTTGGGACGCCGCACTGCGCTTGCTGGCGACCGCCCTCCCCGATGACGGCAGTGTCGTCGTCCTCGACGAGATCCCCTACCTCGTCGCGTCGGACGAGAGCTTCGAGGGAACACTCCAACGGGCGTTCGACAGAGAACTGGCGCGCAAGCGCGTCGTAGTGATCGGCATCGGTTCCGACCTGGGGATGATGGAGGCACTCAACGAGTACGGGCGGCCCTTCCACCAGCGCGCGACGGAAATGGTCGTCCCGCCCCTCACCCCATCTGAGGTCGGCGACCTGCTGGACCTTCCGGCAGCGGACGCCTTCGACGCGCACATCGTCACCGGCGGCCTACCGCTGATCTGCAACGAGTGGCCCACAGCCATGCCGCTGATGGACTACCTCGGCCAAGCCGTCAGCGATCCGACCTCGGCACTACTCGTCTCGGGGGAGCGCTCGCTCGCCGCCGAGTTCCCCTCCGACGCACAGGCACGCACGGTGCTGACCGCCATCGGCAGTGGAGAACGCACCTTCACCAATATCGGTCGCGCGGCGGACATCCCGCAGGGCTCACTGAACCGATCCTTGACGACCCTCGTGGCCAAGCGCGTCGTCGCCGCCGACGAGCCGCTCTCGACCAAGCCCGGGTCGAAGGACAAGCGCTACCGCGTCGCTGACCCGTACCTCCGATTCTGGCTTGCCTTCCTCGGCCCGCACCTCGACGAGATCGAGCGGGGACGCGGAGATCGCGTCCTCGCGCGCATTCGCGCGTCATGGGCCTCGTGGCGTGGGCGCACGATCGAGCCGGTCATCCGCGAAGCCTTGGAACGTCTGGCGCCACCCGTGCTCACGGGCGAGGACGGCGTGCCGGGCGTCGTCGGCGGCTACTGGACGCGCACCAACAACCCCGAGATCGACCTCGTGGTCGGCGACCGCGCGCCGGTCGCGAAGCGCGTCCTCGCGCTCGGCTCGATCAAGTGGCTCGAGAATGCTCCCTTTGATCGACACGATCTCGGTGAGCTCCACGCGCACAGGACTCAGTTGCCGGGCGCGGCGGTCGATACGCCGCTCATCGCCGTAGCCAGATCCGGCTGCTCGGTCGACGGTGTCGAGCACTTCGGGCCCGACGAGCTCCTCGCCCACGACTGA
- a CDS encoding pyridoxamine 5'-phosphate oxidase family protein, whose translation MTTDEIAAASLAEVSWVAAGLPRICGVVPLARGDVPVLAFTYADEDLARAVAGAPVVTLSLTEPRSTGTAFRPLVLVGRPRLVEDPSGDLFATDLLPQELRRYPPSRLLADSPLLQREHWWYLARLLVEIDVDAVMPVVAREDPARDHLLVVAGTDGPIVQVARLSDGDPCRVALRSHGTPPPGPAVLFGQDASFPDLEQWAQWSYRGRWDGAALQVDQAPDRVGLGRPPGLLQRWRRQRDLERRCVAAIPRSVR comes from the coding sequence GTGACCACGGACGAGATCGCGGCGGCGTCGCTGGCCGAGGTCAGCTGGGTGGCGGCCGGTCTGCCGCGGATCTGCGGGGTCGTCCCGCTCGCACGCGGCGACGTGCCCGTGCTGGCGTTCACCTATGCCGACGAGGACCTGGCGAGGGCGGTCGCCGGGGCCCCGGTGGTCACCCTCAGCCTGACCGAGCCGCGCTCGACCGGCACGGCCTTCCGCCCCCTCGTCCTGGTCGGCAGGCCTCGGCTGGTCGAGGACCCGTCGGGTGACCTGTTCGCGACCGACCTCCTGCCCCAGGAGCTCCGCCGCTACCCGCCCTCGCGCCTCCTGGCCGACTCGCCGCTCCTGCAGCGCGAGCACTGGTGGTACCTCGCTCGCCTCCTCGTCGAGATCGACGTGGACGCGGTGATGCCGGTGGTGGCCCGCGAGGACCCTGCGCGCGACCACCTCCTCGTCGTGGCGGGTACCGACGGACCGATCGTGCAGGTCGCGCGCCTCTCCGACGGCGATCCTTGCCGGGTCGCCCTTCGTTCCCACGGCACGCCTCCGCCCGGCCCGGCGGTGCTGTTCGGGCAGGACGCATCGTTCCCCGACCTCGAGCAGTGGGCCCAGTGGAGCTACCGCGGCCGGTGGGACGGTGCCGCCCTGCAGGTCGATCAGGCACCGGACCGGGTCGGTCTGGGACGTCCCCCCGGCCTGCTCCAGAGATGGCGGCGCCAGCGCGACCTCGAGCGACGATGCGTCGCCGCCATCCCCAGATCCGTCCGCTGA
- a CDS encoding carbon starvation CstA family protein, whose protein sequence is MPAIAVAAVVGVLFFLGYRYYSAYLADRVYALDPAFLTPAHQFKDGIDFVPTNKHVVFGHHFTSVAGAAPIVGPAIAVFWGWGPALAWIVLGTIFAAGVHDFGSLAVSLRHRAKNIGTIAQDVISKRARTLFLLIIFFLLTLVNAVFAVVIASLFVANPGAVIPIFVEIPLAMVIGQYIYKTRSAALVPSILGVIGLYLLIWVGQQYPIDIAPVAEAFGVEARTLWVVILFVYTFVASRLPVWMLLQPRDYINSHQLFIALGVIGLGMLVGWNEIVAPLVNDVPADSPSIFPFLFITIACGAISGFHSLVSSGTTAKQIDKETDARYVGYMGAVGEGSLATGAVLAVTAGVVATRSEWDALYPDFATASGGAVGNFVNGVAVFANNLGVPLVLAVIFAAVVVISFAATTMDTGVRLQRYIVQEIAELAGWHTLARNLTLAGLVAVAVPMAMALIPGGGDAGYTFGVLWRLFGTTNQLTAGLALTVVAVWVLRMKRNPLPAVVPLVFLVAMTTWALFSQFWDFIQGESWSERWVLAPLDAVIFVLAVWLIVEAVAALRRGSRREYDEAGSPVGDDSDVSTR, encoded by the coding sequence ATGCCTGCCATTGCCGTCGCCGCCGTCGTGGGAGTGCTGTTCTTCCTCGGCTACCGCTACTACTCCGCCTACCTCGCCGATCGCGTGTACGCCCTGGACCCGGCGTTCCTGACGCCTGCGCACCAGTTCAAGGACGGGATCGACTTCGTCCCCACCAACAAGCACGTGGTCTTCGGCCACCACTTCACCTCCGTCGCGGGGGCCGCGCCGATCGTCGGTCCGGCGATCGCGGTCTTCTGGGGCTGGGGGCCGGCCCTCGCCTGGATCGTGCTGGGCACGATCTTCGCCGCCGGTGTCCACGACTTCGGGTCGCTCGCCGTCTCGCTGCGCCACCGTGCCAAGAACATCGGCACGATCGCGCAGGACGTGATCAGCAAGCGGGCCCGGACGCTCTTCCTGCTGATCATCTTCTTCCTGCTGACGCTCGTGAACGCGGTGTTCGCGGTGGTGATCGCGAGCCTCTTCGTCGCCAACCCGGGTGCCGTGATCCCGATCTTCGTCGAGATCCCGCTCGCGATGGTCATCGGCCAGTACATCTACAAGACGCGCTCGGCGGCCCTGGTGCCCTCGATCCTCGGGGTGATCGGGCTCTACCTGCTGATCTGGGTCGGCCAGCAGTACCCGATCGACATCGCTCCGGTCGCCGAGGCGTTCGGGGTGGAGGCGCGCACCCTGTGGGTGGTCATCCTGTTCGTCTACACCTTCGTGGCCTCGAGGCTCCCGGTGTGGATGCTGCTCCAGCCGCGTGACTACATCAACTCCCACCAGCTGTTCATCGCGCTCGGCGTGATCGGCCTGGGCATGCTGGTCGGCTGGAACGAGATCGTCGCCCCGCTGGTCAACGACGTCCCCGCCGACTCGCCGTCGATCTTCCCGTTCCTGTTCATCACGATCGCCTGCGGCGCGATCTCCGGGTTCCACTCCCTGGTCTCGTCGGGTACGACGGCCAAGCAGATCGACAAGGAGACTGACGCCCGCTACGTCGGCTACATGGGCGCCGTGGGCGAGGGCAGCCTCGCGACCGGGGCCGTCCTCGCGGTGACGGCCGGAGTGGTCGCGACCCGCAGCGAGTGGGACGCCCTGTACCCCGACTTCGCCACCGCCTCCGGCGGCGCGGTGGGCAACTTCGTCAACGGCGTCGCCGTGTTCGCCAACAACCTCGGCGTCCCACTCGTCCTGGCCGTCATCTTCGCGGCCGTCGTGGTCATCTCCTTCGCCGCGACGACCATGGACACCGGCGTCCGCCTCCAGCGCTACATCGTCCAGGAGATCGCGGAGCTGGCCGGCTGGCACACGCTCGCGCGCAACCTGACGTTGGCGGGCCTCGTGGCGGTCGCCGTTCCGATGGCCATGGCGCTGATCCCGGGCGGAGGCGACGCCGGCTACACGTTCGGTGTGCTCTGGCGACTGTTCGGCACCACCAACCAGCTCACGGCAGGGCTCGCACTCACCGTCGTGGCGGTGTGGGTGCTCCGGATGAAGCGCAACCCGCTTCCCGCCGTGGTCCCGCTGGTCTTCCTGGTGGCGATGACCACGTGGGCGCTGTTCAGCCAGTTCTGGGACTTCATCCAGGGTGAGTCGTGGAGCGAGCGGTGGGTGCTCGCCCCGCTCGACGCGGTCATCTTCGTCCTGGCGGTGTGGCTGATCGTCGAGGCAGTCGCGGCGTTGCGCCGTGGCAGCCGCCGTGAGTACGACGAGGCCGGCAGCCCGGTGGGCGACGACTCGGACGTGAGCACGCGATGA
- a CDS encoding ATP-binding protein: protein MEGAPGRRNVQLAADPVSVPAARRFVVDTLAAWGEGRHAEDAELVTSELTGNAALHAGARFMYVTVERSDQAAVVRVAVEDDGPVGADALHVRTPALADDPLEWADLPATGRGLAIVATLAAAWGVEETPRGKRVWADLAGPGAVSGTREPRRSLTHDAAMDEELPPGWTLVRLAGCPVALSLEQDRHLDELVRELQLLGADEGRAESTALAHEIRDLLVSPAHARVVGRRTAERARDEGKAAVDVEMAMPSEFSALIVRLQSAVVRADELCEDGLLLTLASPPQVRELRAWMTHEIVAQAERGEPPTPWSEWRDGSRPS from the coding sequence ATGGAGGGTGCGCCGGGCAGGCGGAACGTGCAGCTGGCCGCGGACCCGGTCAGCGTCCCGGCAGCGCGCCGCTTCGTCGTCGACACGCTCGCCGCCTGGGGCGAAGGGCGTCACGCCGAGGACGCCGAGCTGGTCACGAGCGAGCTGACCGGCAACGCCGCGCTGCACGCGGGTGCCCGCTTCATGTACGTCACCGTGGAACGGAGCGACCAGGCGGCGGTGGTGCGGGTCGCCGTCGAGGACGACGGGCCGGTCGGTGCGGACGCACTCCACGTCCGGACGCCGGCCCTCGCAGACGACCCCCTCGAGTGGGCCGACCTGCCGGCCACGGGTCGGGGACTGGCCATCGTGGCGACGCTCGCCGCGGCGTGGGGCGTGGAGGAGACCCCACGGGGCAAGCGCGTGTGGGCAGACCTGGCCGGACCCGGTGCCGTCTCCGGCACGCGAGAGCCTCGGAGGTCCCTCACGCACGACGCTGCGATGGACGAAGAGCTGCCGCCGGGCTGGACGCTGGTGCGGCTGGCCGGGTGCCCGGTCGCGCTGAGCCTCGAGCAGGACCGTCACCTCGACGAGCTGGTGCGCGAGCTGCAGCTGCTGGGCGCCGACGAGGGACGGGCGGAGTCGACAGCCCTGGCGCACGAGATCCGGGACCTGCTGGTCTCCCCGGCGCACGCCCGCGTCGTGGGGCGCCGGACCGCCGAGCGTGCCCGCGACGAGGGGAAGGCCGCGGTGGACGTCGAGATGGCGATGCCGAGCGAGTTCAGCGCCCTCATCGTGCGGTTGCAGAGTGCCGTCGTGCGGGCGGACGAGCTGTGCGAGGACGGCCTGCTGCTGACGCTGGCGTCCCCGCCGCAGGTGCGCGAGCTGCGCGCCTGGATGACGCACGAGATCGTGGCGCAGGCCGAACGGGGGGAACCCCCGACTCCCTGGTCCGAGTGGCGGGACGGATCGCGGCCGAGCTGA
- a CDS encoding plasmid pRiA4b ORF-3 family protein, which translates to MPASDADDLRRQFDALISGAELGDLRTLADQMSVVSGGGFAKRTSNPHLRHPKRDEPAIFRVRVDLNDARPPIWRQLELRSDLTLAAVHQVLQAAYDWTDSHLHRFSVGGDAFDMGAEWFLCEYDVEEGEDEGTPDADVTLDETLVEPGDVLHYVYDYGDNWDLTIRLEEVLPLTNDAPQARCGDGQRAAPPDDCGGLRDAEDLPQVVDDPAAFDVAELNQRLVSPAGGLTEWGVRPDLVHLLNQLQRTPVGDDFIARTLAIGNPQHPDVPTLRANLRAYQWFLDRAAGDGITLTAAGYLKPADVEAASEVVPVVGDWIGKRNREDLTIPMLEFRQSLQQIGLLRKYKGKLLLTKLGKAAQADPVVLWRHLADRLVDGNEDTFTTQARLLALLCLASEPEGRHDKRLAEALTYLGWRQRDGRPVSVDQSRWAIREAIHALANVASEQRDRGLPRIDRRALTPLAVLMARTALSTQATLDGTPSSS; encoded by the coding sequence GTGCCTGCAAGTGACGCCGATGACCTCCGCCGTCAGTTCGACGCCCTGATCTCGGGCGCTGAGTTGGGCGACCTGCGCACGCTCGCCGACCAGATGTCGGTGGTCTCGGGCGGTGGCTTCGCGAAGCGGACGAGCAACCCGCACCTGCGACACCCAAAGCGGGACGAGCCGGCAATCTTCCGTGTCCGGGTTGACCTCAACGACGCACGTCCGCCGATCTGGCGGCAACTCGAGCTGCGCTCCGACCTCACCCTCGCCGCGGTCCACCAGGTGTTGCAGGCGGCGTACGACTGGACCGACTCCCACCTGCATCGCTTCTCCGTCGGCGGCGACGCGTTCGACATGGGCGCTGAGTGGTTCCTCTGCGAGTACGACGTCGAGGAGGGCGAGGACGAAGGCACGCCTGACGCCGACGTGACGCTCGACGAGACCCTGGTCGAGCCGGGCGACGTCTTGCACTACGTCTACGACTACGGCGACAACTGGGATCTGACGATTCGCCTCGAAGAGGTCCTCCCGCTGACGAACGACGCGCCCCAAGCTAGGTGCGGCGACGGACAACGGGCCGCACCCCCGGACGACTGCGGCGGACTGCGCGATGCCGAAGATCTCCCCCAGGTCGTCGACGACCCCGCTGCCTTCGATGTCGCCGAGCTCAACCAACGCCTCGTCTCACCTGCCGGCGGACTCACCGAGTGGGGAGTTCGCCCGGACCTCGTCCACCTGCTGAACCAGCTTCAGCGGACGCCGGTCGGCGACGACTTCATCGCCCGCACCCTCGCCATCGGGAATCCCCAGCACCCGGACGTGCCGACCCTGAGGGCGAACCTTCGCGCGTACCAGTGGTTCCTCGATCGTGCGGCTGGCGACGGCATCACTCTGACTGCGGCCGGCTATCTCAAGCCCGCCGACGTCGAGGCCGCGTCGGAGGTTGTTCCCGTAGTCGGGGACTGGATTGGGAAGCGCAATCGTGAAGACCTCACGATCCCGATGCTCGAGTTCCGCCAGTCGCTCCAGCAGATCGGGCTGCTTCGGAAGTACAAGGGCAAGCTCCTGCTCACCAAGCTCGGCAAGGCCGCTCAGGCCGACCCGGTCGTCTTGTGGCGCCACCTCGCCGACCGCCTCGTCGACGGCAACGAGGACACCTTCACGACCCAGGCTCGACTGCTGGCCCTTCTGTGCCTTGCGTCTGAACCGGAGGGACGGCACGACAAGCGATTGGCCGAAGCTCTGACCTACCTCGGCTGGAGACAGCGCGATGGACGACCCGTCAGCGTCGACCAGTCCCGATGGGCCATCAGGGAAGCCATCCACGCACTGGCAAACGTCGCCTCAGAGCAGCGTGATCGTGGGCTTCCTCGAATCGATCGTCGGGCACTCACGCCACTCGCCGTGCTGATGGCAAGGACCGCTCTCTCGACCCAGGCCACGTTAGACGGAACACCCTCGAGCAGTTAG
- a CDS encoding RNA polymerase sigma factor, which produces MDVGEVLTRVHHEEWARVVATLTRRFGDLDIAEEAAAEAFAVAVERWPADSVPPNPGGWLTTTAGNKALDRLRRESKRDDKHRQAHMLSEQTAGFREPPSAVADERLRLVFTCAHPALAMEARVALTLRMVGGLTVPEIARAFLVRETTMAQRITRAKAKVTAARIPYRVPDAEDLPARVDGVLAVLYLVFNEGYLASSADTNPIRADLTGEAVRLTRLVRELMPEDGEVVGLLALMLLIEARRSARVSAHGELVTLDQQDRGAWDRGLIAEGHALVRERLTSTEAPGRYQVLAAINAVHTDAADARDTDWSQVAALYDQLVRLDPSPVVALNRAIAIAELDGPQVALALVDELAAPLADYHAFHATRADLLRRLGRSDDAREAYDRAIHLTGNAAEMAYLTRRRTELAGA; this is translated from the coding sequence GTGGACGTCGGCGAGGTCCTCACCCGGGTCCACCACGAGGAGTGGGCCCGGGTGGTGGCCACCCTCACCAGGCGCTTCGGCGACCTCGACATCGCTGAGGAGGCAGCCGCCGAGGCGTTCGCCGTCGCCGTCGAGCGATGGCCGGCCGACAGCGTACCTCCCAACCCCGGCGGCTGGCTGACCACCACGGCCGGCAACAAGGCGCTGGACCGCCTGCGCCGGGAGAGCAAGCGCGACGACAAGCACAGGCAGGCCCACATGCTCAGCGAACAGACTGCCGGTTTCCGCGAGCCGCCGTCCGCAGTGGCCGACGAGCGCCTCCGACTCGTCTTCACGTGTGCCCACCCAGCGCTGGCGATGGAGGCGCGGGTCGCGCTCACGCTGCGCATGGTCGGCGGCCTGACCGTGCCCGAGATCGCGCGCGCCTTCCTGGTCCGGGAGACGACGATGGCGCAGCGCATCACCCGCGCGAAGGCGAAGGTCACGGCAGCCCGCATCCCCTATCGCGTACCTGACGCCGAGGACCTGCCGGCTCGGGTCGACGGTGTGCTGGCCGTGCTCTACCTCGTCTTCAACGAGGGCTACCTCGCCAGCAGCGCGGACACGAACCCGATCCGCGCCGACCTGACCGGGGAGGCCGTACGCCTCACCCGCCTCGTGCGCGAGCTGATGCCCGAGGACGGCGAGGTCGTCGGACTCCTGGCCCTGATGCTGCTCATCGAGGCGCGGCGCAGCGCCCGGGTCTCCGCGCACGGCGAGCTGGTCACCCTCGACCAGCAGGACCGTGGCGCGTGGGACCGCGGACTGATCGCCGAGGGGCACGCCCTCGTCCGCGAGCGACTCACGTCGACCGAGGCACCCGGGCGCTACCAGGTCCTGGCCGCCATCAACGCGGTGCACACCGATGCGGCCGACGCGCGCGACACCGACTGGTCGCAGGTCGCCGCCCTCTACGACCAGCTCGTACGCCTCGACCCGAGCCCGGTGGTGGCGCTCAACCGCGCCATAGCGATCGCCGAGCTCGACGGCCCCCAGGTCGCGCTCGCGCTGGTGGACGAGCTGGCCGCACCCCTCGCGGACTACCACGCGTTCCACGCCACCCGGGCCGACCTGCTGCGCCGGCTGGGCCGCAGCGACGACGCGCGGGAGGCGTACGACCGGGCGATCCACCTGACCGGCAACGCGGCGGAGATGGCGTACCTCACACGCAGGAGGACCGAGCTCGCAGGCGCGTGA
- a CDS encoding methyltransferase domain-containing protein — protein MPDVYATITEAPASVVGVVGDAMELRATEPQQQRMLADYLSRVRFPNAARVLEVGCGTGAISRRLVQVAGVAEVVGVDPSPDLLDRARQLAASTPGLSFEEADGRDLPFDAESFDVVVTHTVISHVPTPERLVDEAFRVLRAGGTAAVFDGDYSTMSVATADHDPLQACVGAFASGFVNDPWVVRRLPSMLREAGFDELDFRSHGYAQITEPAYMLSVVDRGASVLAAAGLIGEGLASALSAEARRRENEGVFFGHIAYASLLALKPGVR, from the coding sequence ATGCCGGACGTGTACGCCACCATCACTGAAGCACCTGCGAGCGTCGTTGGAGTCGTGGGCGATGCGATGGAGTTGCGTGCCACCGAACCCCAGCAACAACGAATGCTCGCCGACTACCTCTCGCGTGTCCGGTTCCCGAACGCCGCCCGGGTGCTCGAAGTCGGGTGCGGAACAGGAGCGATCAGTCGGCGACTCGTCCAGGTCGCTGGGGTCGCCGAAGTGGTCGGGGTGGACCCCTCGCCCGACCTGCTCGATCGCGCCAGGCAGCTGGCTGCGTCCACCCCCGGCCTGTCGTTCGAGGAGGCCGATGGCCGTGACTTGCCGTTCGATGCTGAGTCGTTCGACGTGGTCGTCACGCACACGGTGATCAGCCACGTCCCGACTCCCGAACGGCTGGTGGACGAGGCCTTCCGGGTGCTGCGTGCCGGTGGCACAGCGGCCGTCTTCGACGGGGACTACTCCACGATGTCCGTGGCCACCGCTGATCATGACCCACTCCAGGCCTGTGTGGGAGCGTTCGCCTCCGGCTTCGTCAACGACCCCTGGGTGGTGCGCCGACTACCGTCGATGCTGCGCGAAGCGGGGTTCGACGAGCTCGACTTCCGCAGCCACGGATACGCACAGATCACCGAGCCTGCGTACATGCTCAGTGTGGTCGATCGTGGTGCCTCGGTCTTGGCCGCCGCCGGACTCATCGGCGAGGGCCTGGCCAGCGCCTTGAGTGCCGAAGCACGACGCCGGGAGAACGAGGGAGTGTTCTTCGGACACATCGCCTACGCCAGTCTGCTCGCCCTCAAGCCGGGTGTGAGATAG
- a CDS encoding ERCC4 domain-containing protein: MGDSSSAAAVVAGPVLVDHRERNSVIPEALAAAGLDVRLTDLPVGDYVLGAGLAVERKGPADLGASIRDGRIFDQAVRLQSASTQAVLLVEGEPQGIAEDAWRGAVCRLVEDGFTVLHSLDADDSAAWIIRLAKRVRRAGPTTPTHGPRRSPRHPSAQAEAMLSVVPGISTTMARSLLAAYGTLAEVAAAAPEGLRRHPGIGRVRAARLAEALHGDYVAPLERDPRPTRPARGARPPRRWILADPSPRAELQSFDRRAIAVRALHSAAEGTQLIDGLTGEVVATASAGL, from the coding sequence GTGGGCGACTCCTCGAGCGCGGCTGCCGTCGTTGCCGGGCCGGTCCTGGTCGACCACCGCGAGCGCAACAGCGTGATCCCGGAGGCTCTCGCCGCCGCTGGTCTCGACGTCCGGCTGACCGACCTGCCGGTGGGCGACTACGTCCTCGGGGCCGGTCTCGCGGTCGAGCGCAAGGGCCCCGCCGACCTGGGGGCGTCGATCCGCGACGGGAGGATCTTCGACCAGGCGGTGCGACTGCAGTCGGCCTCCACCCAGGCGGTGCTCCTGGTGGAGGGGGAGCCACAAGGGATCGCCGAGGACGCGTGGCGTGGCGCGGTGTGCCGCCTCGTCGAGGACGGCTTCACGGTGCTGCACAGCCTGGACGCCGACGACAGCGCCGCCTGGATCATCCGGCTCGCCAAACGAGTCCGCCGCGCCGGGCCCACGACCCCCACCCACGGACCCCGCCGGTCACCGCGGCACCCGTCCGCACAGGCGGAAGCCATGCTCTCCGTGGTCCCTGGCATCAGCACCACCATGGCCCGCAGCCTGCTGGCTGCGTACGGCACCCTCGCCGAGGTCGCCGCAGCCGCGCCTGAGGGCCTGCGCCGACATCCTGGCATCGGCCGCGTGCGCGCCGCACGACTGGCCGAGGCGCTCCACGGGGACTACGTCGCACCCCTCGAGCGGGACCCGCGACCCACGCGGCCCGCCCGGGGTGCCCGACCGCCGCGCCGCTGGATCCTCGCCGACCCGAGCCCCCGCGCCGAGCTGCAGTCGTTCGACCGGCGCGCCATCGCCGTGCGTGCCCTCCACTCCGCTGCCGAGGGCACCCAGCTGATCGACGGCCTCACCGGCGAGGTGGTCGCGACCGCCAGCGCCGGGCTGTGA